The following coding sequences lie in one Anguilla rostrata isolate EN2019 chromosome 8, ASM1855537v3, whole genome shotgun sequence genomic window:
- the irx4b gene encoding iroquois-class homeodomain protein IRX-4b isoform X2 has translation MKFSGLSTFDSKDGSASAHAGITQAAAYYPYDATLGQYQYDRYGSMDGGTRRKNATRETTSTLKAWLQEHKKNPYPTKGEKIMLAIITKMTLTQVSTWFANARRRLKKENKMTWPPRTKSSDEKGYDDDADEETSEEQRIKSEQEDHENRSTKDKDLQLSDLDDIGSIESETSECELKPPCHVSTRMWTTDCRNDHPKGPSIQVNLGGVEELSKNCLRTAPEDCEHIAAKARSAKTFYQQDHQIPASKPKIWSLAQTATSLNQAEYPSCMHKGQPMAPSSPGFSSTAVMERQQDSPVATLRNWVDGVFHDPLFRHNTLNQALANTTVSWAGTKGAILETGALASSVGNNETKEHITYLQHKDSNKDRMVFPKSGSKIFCS, from the exons AGTACATTTGACTCCAAAGACGGATCAGCATCTGCGCATGCGGGGATCACTCAAGCTGCTGCTTACTATCCCTATGACGCTACTTTGGGGCAGTATCAATATGACAG ATATGGATCAATGGATGGGGGGACACGGAGAAAAAACGCCACCCGCGAAACAACAAGTACGTTAAAAGCTTGGCTGCAGGAGCATAAGAAAAACCCTTACCCAACCAAAGGAGAAAAGATCATGCTGGCTATCATCACTAAGATGACCCTCACGCAGGTCTCCACCTGGTTCGCGAATGCCAGGCGGAGATTAAAGAAGGAGAATAAGATGACTTGGCCTCCGCGAACCAAAAGTTCTGATGAGAAAGGCTATGATGATGATGCGGACGAGGAGACTTCCGAAGAACAACGTATAAAAAGTGAACAGGAAGACCACG AGAATCGAAGTACGAAAGATAAGGATCTACAACTGAGTGATCTGGATGATATCGGTTCTATTGAGTCAGAGACTTCAGAATGCGAGCTAAAGCCTCCATGTCATGTGTCAACCCGCATGTGGACAACGGATTGTCGGAATGATCATCCCAAAGGACCATCCATTCAAGTTAATCTCGGAGGTGTAGAGGAGTTGTCCAAAAACTGTTTGCGAACGGCCCCGGAGGACTGTGAACACATTGCAGCCAAGGCCAGGTCAGCGAAGACATTCTATCAACAAGATCACCAAATACCAGCCAGTAAACCAAAAATATGGTCCCTTGCGCAAACTGCAACGTCTTTGAACCAAGCCGAGTATCCCTCCTGCATGCACAAAGGCCAGCCGATGGCACCCTCCTCTCCAGGGTTTTCCTCAACTGCAGTGATGGAAAGACAACAGGATTCGCCTGTCGCCACTCTTAGAAACTGGGTAGACGGGGTCTTCCACGACCCATTATTTCGACACAACACTTTGAATCAGGCATTGGCTAATACTACAGTATCTTGGGCCGGGACCAAAGGTGCCATACTGGAGACAGGCGCGCTCGCGAGTTCTGTTGGAAACAACGAGACTAAGGAACACATAACTTATTTACAGCACAAGGACTCGAATAAAGACAGAATGGTATTCCCCAAATCGGGAAGCAAAATATTCTGCTCCTAA
- the ndufs6 gene encoding NADH dehydrogenase [ubiquinone] iron-sulfur protein 6, mitochondrial encodes MATSTLRLLSFGKNAKVLLAPLRVSAVPAYRYGALVSSSGEKITHTGQVYDEQDVRKARFVNRQKEVNENFAIKLVAEEPVTDVEARVVSCDGGGGALGHPKVYINLDKETQAGTCGYCGLRFQQKHHH; translated from the exons ATGGCGACTTCTACTCTGAGGCTGTTGTCctttggaaaaaatgcaaaggtTCTGCTGGCGCCGTTGAGGGTGTCAGCGGTCCCTGCCTATAGGTATGGTGCTCTAGTTTCTAGTTCGGGTGAGAAAATTACTCACACGGGACAG GTCTATGATGAACAAGATGTGAGAAAAGCCAGATTCGTAAACCGACAGAAAGAG GTGAATGAGAACTTTGCCATTAAGCTGGTGGCAGAGGAGCCAGTGACCGATGTGGAGGCCAGGGTGGTGTCCTGTGATGGAGGTGGTGGAGCTCTCGGACACCCCAAAGTCTACATCAACCTG GATAAAGAGACACAAGCGGGCACATGTGGCTATTGTGGGCTACGTTTCCAGCAGAAGCATCACCACTGA